One Rhodococcus sp. P1Y DNA window includes the following coding sequences:
- a CDS encoding C40 family peptidase, giving the protein MIDLLAKPITDLLEAFGSGAVPAGGPADILRSSSRALDAVQGIGRSAIGELASTWSGPAAGAAVELAEKAHTSALGLSDHGAEIAAVVDRACEKVHAGLVELQAILQSFVSVATASAPMLLTPPGQSMLIAAAIEHLQRALAVVARVRGELAVHTAEISAYSEPPPVPGPAGTAPATSPAFTPSNHGSDPGSQFGQNFLKTVSSSASEFVPDRSTSFGTSPAAAVSAPSSQDMSMYSGVPPKTSAEEQDSGRGVQVALPDGSVAVAPNEQAAGAVRSALTQQGTPYVWGGTEPGRGLDCSGLTQWAYGEQGVELPRLAQEQNIGSQVRQDELMPGDLAVWDGHVAMVIGNGQLVEAGDPVQVGDIRTTNSGMGFMGFYRPTE; this is encoded by the coding sequence GTGATCGACCTCCTGGCGAAACCCATCACCGATCTATTGGAGGCTTTCGGTTCCGGCGCCGTCCCTGCCGGCGGACCCGCCGATATTCTGAGGTCGTCGTCCCGTGCATTGGACGCGGTACAGGGAATCGGACGCTCGGCCATCGGCGAACTCGCGAGCACGTGGAGCGGGCCGGCGGCCGGCGCAGCGGTCGAACTTGCGGAAAAAGCACACACCAGCGCGCTCGGCCTCTCCGACCATGGCGCCGAGATAGCTGCCGTTGTCGATCGCGCGTGCGAAAAGGTCCATGCGGGACTCGTCGAACTGCAGGCGATACTGCAGTCGTTCGTGTCCGTTGCGACGGCGTCGGCGCCGATGCTCCTGACGCCGCCGGGGCAGTCGATGCTCATCGCCGCCGCGATCGAACATCTCCAGCGTGCCCTCGCCGTGGTGGCCCGAGTGCGCGGTGAGCTCGCCGTGCACACCGCCGAAATCAGCGCCTACAGTGAACCGCCACCGGTCCCCGGACCCGCGGGGACGGCGCCCGCAACCTCGCCTGCGTTCACCCCGTCGAATCACGGTTCCGATCCCGGTAGCCAATTCGGTCAGAATTTTCTGAAAACCGTCTCGTCATCGGCCTCGGAGTTCGTTCCCGACAGATCGACCAGCTTCGGGACATCCCCTGCTGCCGCCGTCTCTGCACCGTCGTCGCAGGACATGTCGATGTACAGCGGCGTCCCTCCGAAAACCTCGGCAGAGGAACAAGACTCGGGGCGAGGTGTCCAGGTTGCGCTCCCGGATGGAAGCGTCGCAGTCGCTCCGAACGAGCAGGCAGCAGGAGCCGTGCGGAGTGCGCTGACGCAGCAGGGCACCCCGTATGTGTGGGGCGGGACCGAGCCGGGACGCGGTCTCGATTGCAGCGGACTCACCCAGTGGGCGTACGGGGAGCAGGGCGTCGAGCTACCTCGGCTGGCTCAGGAACAGAACATCGGATCCCAGGTCCGTCAGGACGAACTCATGCCGGGCGATCTCGCGGTATGGGACGGGCACGTCGCCATGGTCATCGGCAACGGACAACTGGTCGAGGCGGGCGATCCGGTGCAGGTCGGAGACATCAGAACCACCAACAGCGGAATGGGATTCATGGGCTTCTACAGGCCGACCGAATGA
- the upp gene encoding uracil phosphoribosyltransferase, which yields METHVVEHPLAAALLTTMRDERSDNATFRSALRQLTHMLVYEATRNAAIDVFDVKTPVAVTKGTRLAKPPLLVPVLRAGLGMVEKASGLIPQSRVGFVGMARDEQTHQPVPYMESLPDDLSSTPVYVLDPMLATGGSMVHTIELLVGRGAADVTAICVVAAPEGVAALEASGLPVRLVAASIDDGLNDDAFIVPGLGDAGDRQFGPR from the coding sequence ATGGAAACTCATGTGGTCGAACATCCACTGGCCGCTGCCCTGCTCACGACGATGCGCGACGAACGCAGCGACAATGCGACATTTCGCTCTGCACTCCGCCAGCTCACACACATGTTGGTCTACGAGGCCACCCGCAACGCCGCGATCGATGTCTTCGACGTCAAGACGCCGGTGGCAGTAACCAAGGGCACCAGGTTGGCGAAACCACCGCTCCTGGTTCCAGTGCTACGGGCAGGACTCGGCATGGTCGAAAAAGCCAGCGGGCTGATCCCGCAGTCGCGCGTCGGATTCGTCGGGATGGCCAGGGACGAGCAGACTCATCAGCCGGTCCCGTACATGGAGTCGCTGCCCGACGATCTCTCCAGCACGCCCGTCTACGTCCTCGACCCGATGCTGGCCACAGGTGGGTCCATGGTTCACACCATCGAGCTGCTTGTCGGTCGAGGAGCAGCGGACGTCACCGCCATTTGCGTGGTCGCGGCTCCCGAGGGAGTGGCCGCGCTCGAGGCGTCGGGACTGCCGGTGCGACTGGTCGCGGCCAGCATCGACGACGGACTCAACGACGACGCCTTCATCGTTCCCGGGCTCGGTGACGCGGGTGACCGTCAGTTCGGTCCGCGCTGA
- a CDS encoding type VII secretion target, producing the protein MTEVSAVSAGIHAYSATTAAMATELAAAAAAAVATGPAMLAPVFGLIGTEFLAAFTGVHSAHAAAVSSLSHTVASIGTAAAQSSAEYDLADAATAASLL; encoded by the coding sequence ATGACAGAAGTATCGGCAGTATCGGCAGGAATACACGCGTATTCCGCGACGACAGCGGCCATGGCGACCGAACTTGCGGCTGCCGCAGCAGCAGCCGTCGCAACCGGCCCGGCGATGCTTGCGCCCGTGTTCGGGCTGATCGGAACCGAATTTCTCGCTGCGTTCACGGGGGTCCACTCCGCCCACGCTGCGGCAGTCAGCAGTTTGTCGCACACTGTCGCCAGCATCGGAACGGCCGCGGCGCAGTCCAGCGCGGAGTACGACCTCGCCGACGCAGCCACCGCAGCGAGCCTGCTGTGA